From a region of the Primulina eburnea isolate SZY01 chromosome 7, ASM2296580v1, whole genome shotgun sequence genome:
- the LOC140836430 gene encoding protein DOG1-like 3: MAQVRPRNGAQGHISFPNFFDQWLTEQNQHLETLVSASKENVEKLENGQNGRAVSQEELDGIILRPLIERVIQHYEQYYGTKSNWAKNDILSMFNPSWRSSLEDAFLWIGGWRPSMVFHLLYSKSGLQVEAKLMELIQGLSTGDLGDLSSDQLVKVNDLQKETVRAEKELTEKQAKKQESVADSSMVELSHAVTELMRGGEAAEDGRVDAALDPKKEALVEILQKADDLRLKTLKQVLQILSPIQSVHFLIAAAELHLRFHDWGKKRDERNGEVAEVGDEPRNS, encoded by the coding sequence ATGGCGCAAGTCCGGCCGAGGAATGGCGCCCAAGGCCACATCTCCTTCCCTAATTTCTTCGACCAATGGCTCACTGAGCAAAACCAGCATCTCGAAACGCTAGTTTCTGCCTCCAAAGAGAACGTGGAAAAGCTGGAGAACGGACAAAATGGTCGCGCGgtatctcaagaagaattggaTGGGATAATCTTGCGTCCTCTAATAGAACGAGTGATTCAACACTACGAGCAGTATTATGGAACCAAATCGAATTGGGCCAAGAACGATATTCTCTCCATGTTCAATCCTTCGTGGAGGAGTAGTCTCGAAGATGCTTTCCTCTGGATCGGCGGTTGGCGGCCGAGTATGGTTTTTCACTTGTTGTATTCTAAGTCCGGGCTGCAGGTGGAGGCCAAACTTATGGAGCTCATACAAGGTCTGAGTACGGGAGATTTAGGTGACCTTTCATCGGACCAGCTTGTTAAAGTGAATGACTTGCAGAAAGAGACTGTAAGGGCTGAGAAGGAGTTGACTGAGAAGCAGGCGAAGAAGCAGGAGAGTGTGGCTGATTCGAGTATGGTGGAATTATCGCATGCTGTCACGGAGCTCATGAGGGGAGGGGAGGCGGCGGAGGATGGTCGGGTGGATGCGGCGCTGGATCCGAAGAAAGAAGCGTTGGTGGAGATTCTACAGAAAGCTGATGACTTGAGACTAAAAACACTGAAGCAGGTGCTTCAGATTCTAAGTCCAATACAGAGCGTGCATTTCTTGATTGCTGCTGCGGAGCTGCACCTGAGGTTCCACGATTGGGGAAAGAAAAGGGACGAAAGGAACGGTGAAGTTGCAGAGGTTGGAGACGAGCCCAGAAACAGTTAG
- the LOC140836432 gene encoding filament-like plant protein 3 isoform X1: MDRRNWLWRRKSSERSPSGETESSGSLSSRSERFSDDQTMSNHNIQSPDVTSKAVPGDEERDESLKTQSEKLSEALLDICVKEDLVKQHAKVAEEAVTGWERAENEVSIQKKQNEVLNQKNLILEERIGHVDGALKECLRQLRQAREDQEEKINDAITKKSREWELTRSELEHQIAELHSKLQNAKTDACLKIEAAEKENSILKLNLLSKDKELELRTSERDLSALAAESASKQHLESIKKVSKLETECRKLKVVVQRSTLAKDHRSLTASSVYAESLTDSLSDGGERLLVCENGSSEMDGLESICDSRQKNTWESALDVGQIYNERTLGRSIVNPSVEIDLMSDFLEMERIVALPETRSVADPPGSVVNDREDHMKNELEAMVNWTAELEEKLEKMCSEKINLEMALTECRIQIKKSEDRLKQTEAKLVDMGAQLTTVNHEKRAVQKEVGILKEKLKSSTKLLDEAKVDASQVRNQLIHLNQAKRLVLAELESANIRKAEAESQLKVVKDELDEAKVDVLQVRNQLIDSNQAKRLVLVELESANTRKTEAESQLEVVKLELETLRSRNFSLEKEVEKERKSSNDSISKCKKLENEMSRMELESKLQRLTIVEEFRINQDKELEVAASKFADCQNTIASLGRQLKYLASLDDFLIDSEKTVEVL; encoded by the exons ATGGATAGAAGAAATTGGTTATGGCGGAGAAAATCTTCAGAAAGAAGTCCCAGCGGTGAAACAGAGAGCTCAGGATCATTATCATCTCGTTCAGAAAGATTCTCAGACGATCAG ACAATGTCAAATCATAACATTCAATCACCTGACGTGACTTCTAAAGCCGTACCTGGTGATGAAGAACGGGATGAAAGTTTGAAGACTCAATCGGAGAAACTATCTGAAGCTCTTCTGGATATTTGTGTCAAGGAAGACTTGGTTAAGCAGCATGCCAAAGTTGCAGAGGAAGCTGTTACAG GATGGGAAAGGGCCGAGAATGAAGTATCAATTCAGAAGAAACAAAACGAGGTCTTAAATCAGAAGAATTTGATCCTTGAAGAACGTATTGGTCATGTTGATGGAGCTCTTAAAGAGTGTTTGAGACAGCTTCGACAAGCTAGGGAAGACCAAGAAGAGAAGATTAATGATGCTATAACCAAGAAAAGTCGTGAATGGGAATTGACACGATCTGAACTCGAGCACCAGATTGCGGAGCTCCATTCCAAACTTCAAAATGCTAAAACAGATGCATGCCTAAAGATTGAGGCTGCAGAAAAGGAGAACTCAATCCTTAAGCTCAATCTGCTTTCCAAGGACAAAGAATTGGAACTGAGGACTTCTGAGAGAGATCTGAGTGCCCTGGCTGCTGAATCTGCCAGCAAACAACATCTTGAAAGTATAAAAAAGGTCTCCAAGCTTGAAACTGAATGCCGGAAGCTGAAGGTTGTGGTTCAGAGATCAACATTGGCTAAAGATCACAGGTCACTGACTGCTTCATCAGTTTATGCCGAATCCTTGACAGATAGTCTGTCAGATGGTGGAGAGAGGTTACTGGTTTGTGAAAATGGAAGCTCCGAAATGGATGGATTGGAGTCGATTTGTGACTCCCGCCAAAAAAATACTTGGGAATCAGCTTTAGATGTCGGACAAATTTATAATGAAAGAACTCTGGGAAGAAGTATTGTAAATCCTTCTGTTGAGATTGATCTCATGAGTGATTTTCTTGAGATGGAGAGGATAGTAGCATTACCGGAGACCCGCAGTGTTGCCGACCCCCCTGGCTCAGTGGTCAATGATAGGGAAGATCATATGAAAAATGAATTGGAAGCTATGGTTAATTGGACGGCTGAACTGGAAGAGAAACTTGAAAAAATGTGTTCAGAGAAAATAAATCTGGAGATGGCTCTGACCGAGTGCCGGATTCAGATTAAGAAGTCAGAAGATCGACTCAAGCAGACGGAGGCGAAGCTGGTGGACATGGGTGCTCAGCTGACTACAGTTAATCACGAAAAAAGAGCTGTACAGAAAGAAGTAGGGATTTTGAAAGAGAAACTTAAGAGCTCAACAAAGCTTTTAGATGAAGCAAAGGTAGATGCGTCACAAGTTCGAAACCAGTTGATTCATTTAAATCAAGCAAAGAGGTTAGTTTTGGCGGAACTTGAGAGTGCCAACATAAGAAAAGCAGAAGCCGAGTCACAACTCAAAGTTGTGAAAGATGAGCTAGATGAAGCAAAGGTAGATGTGTTACAAGTTCGAAACCAATTGATTGATTCAAATCAAGCAAAGAGATTAGTTTTGGTGGAACTTGAGAGTGCCAACACAAGGAAAACAGAAGCTGAGTCGCAACTCGAAGTTGTGAAACTTGAGCTAGAAACCTTGCGTTCGAGGAATTTTTCCTTGGAGAAAGAGGtcgaaaaagaaagaaaatcgtCCAATGATTCTATTTCGAAGTGCAAGAAACTCGAAAATGAGATGTCAAGAATGGAATTGGAGTCTAAGCTTCAGAGGTTAACCATAGTCGAGGAGTTCAGAATCAATCAG GATAAAGAATTGGAGGTGGCTGCTAGCAAATTTGCTGATTGTCAAAACACGATTGCTTCTCTTGGTCGTCAGCTGAAATATCTTGCCTCATTAGATGATTTCTTGATCGACTCGGAAAAGACAGTAGAAGTCCTATGA
- the LOC140836432 gene encoding filament-like plant protein 3 isoform X2 codes for MTMSNHNIQSPDVTSKAVPGDEERDESLKTQSEKLSEALLDICVKEDLVKQHAKVAEEAVTGWERAENEVSIQKKQNEVLNQKNLILEERIGHVDGALKECLRQLRQAREDQEEKINDAITKKSREWELTRSELEHQIAELHSKLQNAKTDACLKIEAAEKENSILKLNLLSKDKELELRTSERDLSALAAESASKQHLESIKKVSKLETECRKLKVVVQRSTLAKDHRSLTASSVYAESLTDSLSDGGERLLVCENGSSEMDGLESICDSRQKNTWESALDVGQIYNERTLGRSIVNPSVEIDLMSDFLEMERIVALPETRSVADPPGSVVNDREDHMKNELEAMVNWTAELEEKLEKMCSEKINLEMALTECRIQIKKSEDRLKQTEAKLVDMGAQLTTVNHEKRAVQKEVGILKEKLKSSTKLLDEAKVDASQVRNQLIHLNQAKRLVLAELESANIRKAEAESQLKVVKDELDEAKVDVLQVRNQLIDSNQAKRLVLVELESANTRKTEAESQLEVVKLELETLRSRNFSLEKEVEKERKSSNDSISKCKKLENEMSRMELESKLQRLTIVEEFRINQDKELEVAASKFADCQNTIASLGRQLKYLASLDDFLIDSEKTVEVL; via the exons ATG ACAATGTCAAATCATAACATTCAATCACCTGACGTGACTTCTAAAGCCGTACCTGGTGATGAAGAACGGGATGAAAGTTTGAAGACTCAATCGGAGAAACTATCTGAAGCTCTTCTGGATATTTGTGTCAAGGAAGACTTGGTTAAGCAGCATGCCAAAGTTGCAGAGGAAGCTGTTACAG GATGGGAAAGGGCCGAGAATGAAGTATCAATTCAGAAGAAACAAAACGAGGTCTTAAATCAGAAGAATTTGATCCTTGAAGAACGTATTGGTCATGTTGATGGAGCTCTTAAAGAGTGTTTGAGACAGCTTCGACAAGCTAGGGAAGACCAAGAAGAGAAGATTAATGATGCTATAACCAAGAAAAGTCGTGAATGGGAATTGACACGATCTGAACTCGAGCACCAGATTGCGGAGCTCCATTCCAAACTTCAAAATGCTAAAACAGATGCATGCCTAAAGATTGAGGCTGCAGAAAAGGAGAACTCAATCCTTAAGCTCAATCTGCTTTCCAAGGACAAAGAATTGGAACTGAGGACTTCTGAGAGAGATCTGAGTGCCCTGGCTGCTGAATCTGCCAGCAAACAACATCTTGAAAGTATAAAAAAGGTCTCCAAGCTTGAAACTGAATGCCGGAAGCTGAAGGTTGTGGTTCAGAGATCAACATTGGCTAAAGATCACAGGTCACTGACTGCTTCATCAGTTTATGCCGAATCCTTGACAGATAGTCTGTCAGATGGTGGAGAGAGGTTACTGGTTTGTGAAAATGGAAGCTCCGAAATGGATGGATTGGAGTCGATTTGTGACTCCCGCCAAAAAAATACTTGGGAATCAGCTTTAGATGTCGGACAAATTTATAATGAAAGAACTCTGGGAAGAAGTATTGTAAATCCTTCTGTTGAGATTGATCTCATGAGTGATTTTCTTGAGATGGAGAGGATAGTAGCATTACCGGAGACCCGCAGTGTTGCCGACCCCCCTGGCTCAGTGGTCAATGATAGGGAAGATCATATGAAAAATGAATTGGAAGCTATGGTTAATTGGACGGCTGAACTGGAAGAGAAACTTGAAAAAATGTGTTCAGAGAAAATAAATCTGGAGATGGCTCTGACCGAGTGCCGGATTCAGATTAAGAAGTCAGAAGATCGACTCAAGCAGACGGAGGCGAAGCTGGTGGACATGGGTGCTCAGCTGACTACAGTTAATCACGAAAAAAGAGCTGTACAGAAAGAAGTAGGGATTTTGAAAGAGAAACTTAAGAGCTCAACAAAGCTTTTAGATGAAGCAAAGGTAGATGCGTCACAAGTTCGAAACCAGTTGATTCATTTAAATCAAGCAAAGAGGTTAGTTTTGGCGGAACTTGAGAGTGCCAACATAAGAAAAGCAGAAGCCGAGTCACAACTCAAAGTTGTGAAAGATGAGCTAGATGAAGCAAAGGTAGATGTGTTACAAGTTCGAAACCAATTGATTGATTCAAATCAAGCAAAGAGATTAGTTTTGGTGGAACTTGAGAGTGCCAACACAAGGAAAACAGAAGCTGAGTCGCAACTCGAAGTTGTGAAACTTGAGCTAGAAACCTTGCGTTCGAGGAATTTTTCCTTGGAGAAAGAGGtcgaaaaagaaagaaaatcgtCCAATGATTCTATTTCGAAGTGCAAGAAACTCGAAAATGAGATGTCAAGAATGGAATTGGAGTCTAAGCTTCAGAGGTTAACCATAGTCGAGGAGTTCAGAATCAATCAG GATAAAGAATTGGAGGTGGCTGCTAGCAAATTTGCTGATTGTCAAAACACGATTGCTTCTCTTGGTCGTCAGCTGAAATATCTTGCCTCATTAGATGATTTCTTGATCGACTCGGAAAAGACAGTAGAAGTCCTATGA